The genomic stretch CTCCGTGATCTCTGTGCACCTGGCCGGGTCTGCCGAAGAGCGTCTCGCGCAGGCGGGCTCGATTGCGAGCTTCTTCGCCGCGGCGGATCACCCGGTCGTTCTGGCGGGCGACTTCAACGGACGTCGCGATGGGCCCGTGCTCGATCGGCTGCAGCGGGACTGGCGCATCCTCGAGAAGAGCGCGGACGTGAACACGTATCCGTCCGACGCACCGGATCGTGAAATCGATTTCATCATGGTTCGGCCGGCGAGCAGCTTCGAGGTCATAGAACACCGTGTGATCGATGAGTCCGTCGCGTCGGACCACAGACCGATTCTTGCGGTCGTGCGCGTGGGTGTAAGTTCTACGTCCGGTAGAGGTCCTCCGAATCAGTTGAACATCGAATCCGGCAGACCGGTGTTCACTTCGACTGATTCGACCTCGAAGACCGTCTCGAGGGTGCCGCTATCCACGATCTGCTGCATCCGCTCTAATTGTGGACGCAAACGATCCATCATCATCTCTCGCTGGGCTGCCGGCAGGCTCTGCAGCCGTTGTTCGAGCTGCGCGAGCGACTGCTGAGCATCCTCCAGCTGTTGCTGCGATACGTCGACCTGGACGCCGACCATGGTGATGCGCGTGAGAAACGGCACCATCATCCCCTCGACATCCCGGAAGTCCTCGAAGTCGATCGTTGGGGTGACGTTCCCATCCTGCCCTTGCGTAGGCAGGGATCCGTGAATGCTTATGCGCACGAGCAGCCATGGGTCCGGATCCACAAAAAAGAGAACGCTGTCCGGTGGCTGTTGATCTGTCGACCCCAGCGGATCCATTGCGCTGAAATCGGTCAATCTCAGAACGTGGGCATCGATTCCTGCGACGTCAGCGCGACCCGCATACTCCGCTACTCCGGACATGCGCGCGAAGCTCGAGCATGTTGTCCGCCCCGAAGCGAGTCGTCATGGTGCCGACGGTCATGCCTGAGAACGTGTCTTCCGTCTTGGATCGGAAAATCGGGTACCCGTTCGTCCCGAGGTACTTCTTGTGATACGAAGTGAAATTCTTGCCCCTAACCGTGTAATCGTCGATTCCGGAGATCTGTTCAGTGTACGACTCGGCCATGCGGTCGAGTATCTCTTCTGCCGTCTGGGCCTTAACGTCCGAGGCGAGTGAACAGGCGATCAAGAGCCAAATTGCGCGACGCATGGGACCTCCGACGGTGAGCGGACGTTGCAAACGTTGTCTGCCCCGGCCGAGTTACCAAGTGTCGTCTTATATCGAAAATCGCATTCCCGTAGCGTGGAGCCGATCATGCCGAAGAGAGCCTTGATGCATGTGCTGCCTTTGCTGGCGTTGACCGTGGCCGTG from Gemmatimonadota bacterium encodes the following:
- a CDS encoding endonuclease/exonuclease/phosphatase family protein, with amino-acid sequence MPRIPRLFFIAATLTLLLGMPEPGLAQSTLRIAAYNIRHGRGMDGEVDLARIADVLRALDADVITLQEVDNRTERTGRVDQTAVLAELLGYRGFHGAHRSYQGGEYGNAILTRSPVHAVRTHRIPPASGSALAVHEVEIELGPHTISVISVHLAGSAEERLAQAGSIASFFAAADHPVVLAGDFNGRRDGPVLDRLQRDWRILEKSADVNTYPSDAPDREIDFIMVRPASSFEVIEHRVIDESVASDHRPILAVVRVGVSSTSGRGPPNQLNIESGRPVFTSTDSTSKTVSRVPLSTICCIRSNCGRKRSIIISRWAAGRLCSRCSSCASDC